In 'Nostoc azollae' 0708, the following are encoded in one genomic region:
- a CDS encoding leucyl aminopeptidase — MTIQPTNTALLDWTGDTLAVGLFEDAVDLTGDLAILNDNLGGLLKELIAEEEFTGKANSTIVARVGAGHPVRKVILVGLGKPDALKLETLRCLAATVARTAKKQKTKTLAISLPVWNNDQAATGQAIAEGTQLALYQDIRFKSEPEDKNPPIETIDLLGLGGQEAAITRAEQIVSGVILARQLVAAPANAVTPITMAETAKAIAKDHGLHLEILEQEECEKLGMGAFLGVAQASDLPPKFIHLIYKPATTPKRKLAIIGKGLTFDSGGLNIKGAGSGIETMKIDMGGAAATLGAAKAIGQLKPDVEVHFISAVTENMISGRAMRPGDILTASNGKTIEVNNTDAEGRLTLADALVYADKLGVDAIVDLATLTGACVVALGDDIAGLFTPDDAVASQLQTASESAGEKLWRLPMEEKYFEGLKSGIADMKNTGPRYGGSITAALFLKQFVKDTPWAHLDIAGPVWADKENCYNGAGATGFGVRTLVNWVLS; from the coding sequence ATGACGATTCAACCTACAAATACAGCTTTATTAGATTGGACTGGTGATACTTTAGCAGTTGGCTTATTTGAAGACGCAGTAGACTTAACAGGGGATTTGGCAATTTTAAATGATAACTTGGGCGGCCTGTTAAAAGAACTGATTGCTGAAGAAGAATTTACAGGTAAAGCTAATAGCACTATAGTTGCACGGGTAGGTGCTGGTCATCCAGTGCGGAAGGTAATTTTAGTTGGTTTAGGTAAACCTGACGCGCTGAAATTAGAAACTTTACGCTGTCTTGCGGCTACAGTAGCGCGGACTGCTAAAAAGCAAAAAACCAAAACTCTAGCCATCAGTTTACCTGTTTGGAACAATGACCAAGCAGCTACAGGCCAAGCTATTGCAGAAGGTACACAACTGGCACTTTACCAAGACATTCGTTTCAAATCAGAACCGGAAGATAAAAATCCCCCCATCGAAACTATTGATTTACTCGGGTTAGGGGGACAAGAAGCAGCTATTACCCGTGCAGAACAAATTGTTTCTGGTGTGATTTTGGCTAGGCAGTTAGTAGCAGCCCCAGCAAATGCTGTTACACCCATTACCATGGCAGAAACTGCCAAAGCCATAGCTAAAGATCACGGTTTACATCTGGAAATTCTGGAACAAGAAGAATGTGAAAAACTAGGCATGGGTGCATTTTTAGGAGTTGCCCAAGCTTCTGATTTACCACCTAAGTTTATTCACCTGATTTACAAACCAGCTACCACACCCAAGCGCAAACTCGCCATTATTGGTAAAGGTTTAACCTTTGACTCCGGTGGTTTGAATATTAAAGGTGCTGGTAGCGGCATTGAAACCATGAAAATTGACATGGGTGGTGCTGCTGCTACTCTTGGTGCAGCTAAAGCCATTGGTCAGCTAAAACCAGATGTGGAAGTTCACTTTATCTCAGCCGTTACGGAAAACATGATTAGCGGTCGCGCTATGCGCCCAGGAGATATCCTCACCGCTTCCAATGGTAAAACAATCGAAGTCAACAACACCGATGCTGAAGGCCGTTTAACCTTGGCTGATGCCTTGGTATATGCCGATAAATTGGGAGTAGATGCGATCGTTGATTTAGCTACTCTTACAGGTGCTTGTGTAGTTGCCTTGGGTGACGATATCGCCGGTTTATTTACACCTGATGATGCTGTAGCTTCCCAACTGCAAACCGCCTCAGAATCAGCAGGTGAGAAACTTTGGCGGCTACCAATGGAAGAGAAATATTTTGAAGGGCTGAAATCGGGTATTGCTGACATGAAAAATACTGGACCCCGTTATGGTGGTTCTATTACTGCGGCTTTATTCCTCAAACAGTTTGTTAAGGATACTCCTTGGGCACACTTAGACATTGCAGGTCCAGTTTGGGCTGATAAGGAAAATTGCTATAACGGTGCAGGTGC
- a CDS encoding CHAT domain-containing protein yields the protein MWDLDNEASVTFNKEFYQHLGQPNINRAESLRLTQLALLKNVNYNHPFYWYYYTLVCSWL from the coding sequence TTGTGGGATCTAGACAACGAAGCCAGCGTTACGTTCAATAAAGAATTTTATCAGCATTTAGGACAACCTAATATTAACAGAGCCGAATCGCTACGTCTGACACAGTTAGCTTTGCTTAAGAATGTCAACTATAATCATCCCTTTTACTGGTATTATTATACTCTTGTATGTAGTTGGCTTTGA